Genomic segment of Dunckerocampus dactyliophorus isolate RoL2022-P2 chromosome 13, RoL_Ddac_1.1, whole genome shotgun sequence:
CCGGAGAACCGTGCGCTACCAGAGGAGACAACGGTAGATGGCATCGCTCGTTGCTACAGCAAAACATCTTAAACGGTGATGAGCTTGTACAAGTCGTGCGCATAGATGAAGGGAAAATGGAGTTTGTCCCCGTGGGACTTATCAGACCTCTGCAGAGAGAATTTCTGAGAATGCCAGTGGTCACATATCGCTTTTCCCTACACGGTGTGGAGGATGGTGGCAGTGGATGGACAGACAACCAGATTGAATATTTGAAGTCCTTACTGCTGAATAACACGTTTGCGGCCTGGCTTGAAAGGCGGCCCACACGTGAGGGTGCCTACAATGTCACGCTGTACAGCCCAAATGCTACGTGCATGAACACTTGTTTTTTGGAGAAAGTAGAGCTTTTCGTAGCCACTGAAGGGACTGAAAGACCGTTGAACATTCAGATTGAACCCCCATCAGATCTCATTGCAGAAGAAGAGCAAGGTGTTGATTTTCACAACCTTGTCAACTTAAATGTTGAAAACGTGGAAAGGCAAACCTTGGCCATTACCAAGAATGGACCGGTTAACAGCCGAGAAGACGCCGCGCCCACTTCTGGTCCCAGTGACCGAGATGCCCTTGAACATCCCCAACCGCTATTACCCACCAATAGGTGTCTTTTGACTTCCAAGGTTCAAAGTTTTCATCATGAAGATCGGTTTTGTGTGGGAAGCACCTTCAAGGTAAACGTATCCTGCATTGAAGGTCCGCACAAGTTCTGGTGTcaaaaaactgaaaatgaaGAAACATTGAGACTGATAATGGAAGGTCTCCAAGACCAGTATGCCTCCGTCCACCCTCTGCCCCTTGTTGAGTCGGCCTGCGTTGTCCGAAACCCAGACGACGGCATGTGGTACAGAGCGAGGATTGTCACGAGTCGCCACTCCCCCGAAGTTGAGGTGCAGTTTTTAGATTACGGTGCGACACAGAGAGTACCCCTGAGGGACGTACACACTATTGACCCGGCGTTCTTGCAGCTTGATATGCTGGCCTTTCAGTGTTGCTTAGACAGCCCGAAGACTGCAACTAATACCGCCTGGACCGATGCTGCATCAGCTGAGTTTCAAATGTTTGTGGAATCTGGCAAGTGTGAAATCAAATGCATCGTAAAAGCCAGaacttttgatgaagaaggccAACTGGTTAATGTGGTAGATCTCGAAACGTCATCCGACAGTGCTTGCAAACTGCTTACCCAGAAATGTGTTCAAGCCCTCCCTGTAGTCCCCGTGGATACGTATCTTTATTCCACGTATGATATGGAGGTaggcagaaaagagaaagtgtgGATAACCTCATCGGAGACGGTGCATCACTTCTTCTGCCAGCTAAACAGAAATTCTCATTTGTTTGACAAAGTGATGGCAGATGTTCAGCAGGTCATTGGCAAGTCTCAGTGCAGAGATGGCCTCATCAGACTCAACACTCTTTGCCTTGCTAGGTACACAGATAACGAGTGGTATAGAGGTCAAGTGGTGAAAATGTCTCCAAATCCTAAAATTCTATTTGTGGACTACGGCAACACCCTCACAGTGAACGAGTCTGATATTCTCCCCTTGTCTGCCAGTGCAAGCATCACAAGGTCTGTCCCAATACTTGCGGTTCCTCTTGGACTCTTTGGCGTTCCAGGGGATGGACCAGAGGAGGTCAACCAGTGGTTTGCAGATCATGCCGTTGGCACAACTTTGACTATTTCTGTAATGTCAACAGGGGATGGAGGGAAGCTAATTGTTGAACTGTTTGACGGGTTGCTGAATGTAAACGTCATTGTCAGAGAGAAGATAGCAAATGTAAAACAACAAGCGATGTCTCATCAAGTTGTGCAAGCTAACCAGGTCTCAAAAGAGGAGGCTCCTGGACAGGATGAGGACTTTTTAACTGAAGAACTTGTGTATATATCAGAACTACGGGAGATGCTTGAGCAGAGCAGCAATGGAACACAAGAACAAAACACAACCCTGGCGACAATACTGGAGTGTGGCCCTCAAAAGACTCTTGAAGAGGAACTTTCAAATATCACCCTTAACGACAATAAAGATATGCTCCAAATGAACCAACAAAACACTGCAATGGCTCAATGTTGCCCTCCTCAGTGCCCCAAAGGACTTGAGAAGAGCTTTGCTTACAAGACGCCAAATGTTTCTCCTTACACATCTGAGGAGGTGTATGCCTCCTGCATAGTTGGGCCTAGTTACTTTTGGTGTCAGTTCGCCAACACTGAAGACTTGAACGCAGTGTCAACACTTGCTCAGATAGTTGGAGAGTCCCTACGAGACATAACTTCTCCCAAGACTTTGAACCCCGGAAGTCCATGTCTTGCCCCCTTCTCCAGTGACTCCCAGTGGCATCGAGCTCAAGTTATTCGGAGGACAGACAACATGGTCTGTGTTCTGTTTGTGGACTACGGAAACGAGTCTGAGATAGACATTAAAGATGTGAGGGCCATCCCCCAGTCTCTGCTGGAATATGCTCCTCAGGCCTTCTTGTGCGCTTTGGATGGATTTGAAGAGTCCAAAGGCTCATGGGAAGATCAAGTTTATGATGACATCTACAGTCTTCTCGTTGATAAACCCCTCAGAGTGACCGTTTTCAATGCTGAAGAGAATTCAGAGATTGCATTTCCTCAGCATTCAGTTAAGCTTGAGTGTGGAAATATGAATGTAAACGAGGCCATGCAGAAATATTGGAAAGCCAAGATTTCCACCGAGTGTGAGACTGGAACGATACGAGAGGCCACCCCGCCACAACCCATGGAGTCCAACGTGATTGTCATCAAGGAAAGTGCCAAAGCATTCTCATACAGGCAACCAAATATTGACAAAACAGAGGTGGTTTATGCGTCATGCATCGTGCAACCTCATTTCTTCTGGTGTCAATTTGCCAACCCAATGGACCTTCGCAAAGTGGCGAGCCTTGCACAGGAAGTAGGGCAAGCAGAGCTGGACCCCTCATCCTTTGAGACCTTTAGAACAGGCAGTCCTTGCCTTGCACTCTTTCCCACAGACAACCAATGGTATCGAGCACAGATCCTGAGCAATGAGGAAAACAAAGCCCACGTTGTGTTTATTGACTATGGGAATGAAGCTGACGTTGACCCCCAGAATGTCAGACCCCTGCCTCAGAGTCTGCAGAAATACACCCCCCAGGCCTTTTTGTGCACTTTGGATGGATTCGATGACTCCAAGGGCTCCTGGGAGGACGAAGTTTATGACTACTTCTACAATCTTCTAGTTGATAAGCCCCTCACAGTGTCGGTGTCTCATGCTAAAGGCCATTCAGAGATTGCTCTTCCTCATCATGTGGTGAAAGTTGAGTGTGAAGGATTGTCTGTGAATGCAGCAATGCAGAAATACTGGAAACCAACCACTGAAGAGCGGGAATCTCCCCTTAATAATCAGACACACTCTAGGATGCCCATAGTAAATGCAAACATTGCCAAGTACAAAAAGccaaacatttccaaaaacaaGTCTGAGATGGTTTACGCCTCTTGTCTTGTGGACCCCAATTTCTTCTGGTGCCAGTTCACCAACACAAAGGATCTCAAGCAGCTGTCTAGCCTTGCCCAGGAGGCAGGAAAAGCCGAGCTGGATGAGAAGTTCCTGGAAACTCTCATTCCTGGGAGTCCCTGCCTGGTTTTGTACTCTGTGGACCACCACTGGTATCGAGCTCAAGTCATCAGTAGAGTGGGTGACTGCGTTAATGTGGTGTTCATCGACTATGGGAACAACTCGGACGTCGACGCCCAAGATGTCAGGCCGCTGCCTCTGGATCTGCTGGAGGTCGCTCCTCAAGCCTTCTTGTGCTCGCTGAGCGGATTTGAGTTGTCTAAATGCTCCTGGGACAAAGGTGCCTGCCAAGAATTCAGCAGGCTTCTGACTGACAAACCACTCAAAGTAACAGCGTTTGATGCGGAAGACACTTCAGAGATTGCTCTACCTCGGTATGCAATAGAAGTAGAGTGTGAGGGGGTAAGTGTGAACGCAGTGATGGAGAAATACTGCAGTGAGAAAGCCATCAGCTTAGTTGCTCAAATGGACTCCTAGAAAGTATCTCTTACTAACTAGAACCGCTAATCTCACTGAAACTGTAAAGTACTATCTTTTGTCAAGGCCAAGTTGTCTGCGTGTGTTGTTCTTGTAATTGCTGCGTTTCACGCGATGTCACATTCCCGGGGGGGGCGCACAAACAAGCATTTTCCAATGACCTGCACCGTTCCTTGCTTTAATCTGTATTTTGAACTAATAAACatcaagatttaaaaaaaatgtcacgatGATGTCCAAAGTTGCCCTGCGCTAAAacacgtttttcaaaaaagaattAAATGATTTCTGTTCTGGCATCCTGTGgctgttttaaaggaaaactgcacttaaaaaaagtgcccatcatccacaatccttagcTAAAAAGCttttataaaattattattattattaacattgttacgcccaagaattACGTTagtggtgtagtgacaccttgccacaccacagcagctagctactagctggctagcgactagcttcaccacacactagccaaaggtaacgctacagattggagctgtgtttttgacgctaggtgtagcgttcctttctaagtttatgtgaaatcaatgcacccaggtacgaagttcccaaaatactccaAGTATTCTATGTTATGATGAatatacctgttactacatgctcacagcatggatggaaaacctctaaaccttgctggaggtgttttcataggtgtgtcccattacgtgcagtaattaGCTACCTCTTTTTTACCCGTTTTCATATCTTTAGGACTCGCAGaaaagagacgtgtgttcatatctcacataaggattgtggatgatgggcaaaattaaaaagagaGAGCAGTTGTCCTTTAaaatcaggccttcaaaataaaagaagtcCAGTAAAATAACACGGTCGCACCTCAGCAGGCTGTCCCATCTTGGTTAGGTAAGCTCTCATCTCATTTGCCAAAAAGATTGCTATCAAAAGGCACCATTACTGGCATTAGTGTTTGgcccttgttgttgttgtcagttGCCTCGGCAACCAGCATAGCCATGTCAGAGTTGCACcaggcagcagcagcggcagacTTGGATCAGGTTGAGAAGCTTTTGAGGCAGAAGAAATGCAACCCCAATCAGAAGGACACGGACTGGGGCAACAAGACACCTCTGCACTGGGCTGCATCCAAAGGTAGGACAGCATATGGGTAAATgtgacccacacacacatacgcctACTTTTTCTCCCCTCCCCCCTCTTCAGGAGACGTGGAAACGGCGAGGCTTCTCCTCGACCACGGAGCCCGGCCCTGTCTGAGGACAGAACTCGGGTGGACCCCGGGCCATTTTGCCGCCGAGGCCGGGTCCCTGGCGGTGCTGAGGCTGCTGCACTCGGTCCACGCACCCCTCGACAAGGATGACGCCAGCGGGGAAAAGCCAGTGCGAATTGCTGAAATATACGGACACAAGGAGTGTGTTTTATTCCTCAGGCGGTACGACGTCAACTTGTGAGCCTTTTGGAGTCACGCTAGACGGCGCCGTGACTGAAGTGCTATGTCATCAAGTGTTTTTGTTGCAGGGCAGAGGTGGAGGGTTGGGCGTACCGCAAATGTGCAGCTGACAAGGGAATCTCTGTGGACGACGACGATGAGGAGTGGGAAGGGCAAAAGAAAGATGAAGGAAAAGGCCATCAGTGAATCTTGATTGCAAGTAcagaatattgtaaaaatatactaAACTATTCCTAAACGATGGGTGAACAATCTCTTCTCTCACGTTTAACTTTATAATCATAACAAACcaaacgaataaagttgtcatttttggaaaatgagtttgCATGAAACAGTTATGTTGACAATGAAGTCAAATTATTGTTGGAGTGAAGTCAAAATTAcgtaaagaaaatgtacaagaacaaagttgaaatgggCGCATTTTTAAATAGTTACAACAATAgttacaacagcagaaatgggggggaaaaaagcacacCTCCTTGTCTACTGGCACCATTCCTTCTCTCAAAACTGCCTCGGTTACACGCTaacatatgctaacatgaatggaGGCACAGGAGTGATGGTTTCTAAGGtgaacaaggtgagcacatgaacacactcaactgggaaaaaactACCAATGGAGGTGCCTTGGGCAGCAGGGCCTTTGTCCAGACgaccaacgcttactgaggtgtttggCCGGataatgtaaacaaaacagtgcaaaatggtgcacactcacaTACGTTGCTGGCTATGTTGCAAAAACACATACAGGCAGCttgtgtgtcaagctaatgtccgTCACAGGgacaccgtacactatacttgagtaccatctagtggttcaaacgTGGAATTCACCTCATGACAATTAATGataaaatggtctcaaaaaatgttgtcaataatatcaaatatcaacaataatttgtagcacaataaatttattgtgacaggccaaGTAGCCGCTCAACCCCAGGACCATCTACTCACAATGAGTTTGAGCCCCTCCAGTCAGGTTTTTGGCCCAACCACAGTCCTGAAACAGCTCTCATCACCAACAACCTCCTCCTTGCAGCAGACTTCTCTCCGTTCTCACTGTCCTCGAGCCAAGTGTACCTTTTGACATGTCACACTGCCCTCCCGGATGGGTTAGCCTGCATTGGGGTCTCTGGCGCACGCAAGTCCAACCGTTTGCAATTTATTCAAGGTCACCATGGAAAATCTTCATGCTCACCAATCATTCACGGTGTCCCCCAAGGTTCACTCCTTGGTCCCCTACTTTTTATGATCGATGAtcttcaatattttttgttattttggcatttgttttcattgttacgCGGATGACATGCATCATCTTGCAACCAAGCCCTGCTGCCAGTCCAGACTGCCTCCAGGCCATCGCTAACTGGATGTCCATGAATACGCTCAAACTCCATGGCAATAAAAGTGAAGTTCTTCTTGTAGGCTCCAAGTCATCGCTCTCCAAGGCCCGTTCCCTCAACAATGAAACAGATGGTTGAATAGTTTTTCTCAAGACAAGAGCCTCAGCGTCACCTTGACTGCAGCCTTTCATTCCAATCCCGCATGAAAAATATCTCACGCACAGCCTTCTTCCATCTTCGCAACATCTCCTAACTCCGACCCTCTCTCTCCCAGCACTTGACAGAAATTCTCATGAATGCTTGGGTCACCTCCCGCCTTGATTAACGTAACGTCCACAGAAACTAACCCGTTACCTTCCGCTTATTCAAACTGCGCTGCCAGAATGATTATTACACCAAATACTCAGACCACATCACACGCGTTCTCTCTTACCTCCATTGGCTTCCTGTCCGACAGCGCTTTCAATAGAAACTCATCACCTTCAAAGCACTCCATAAGCTGGCGCCCCCACACCTCCATACTTGCAGGACTTgacttttgctttttattttattttttttagttgtcctgttatttttagaatgtgctgcgggtcacgctgtggacacccctggattaaaCCGTCCTTATTAATACTAAAACTAGGCTGGAATCCTATGGGTATTTGTTAAAACTGGTAGGGTTTCTTACTGaaatgtttcattaaaataatacatagaGGACAAATCATTGCAAAAATAAGTGGTTTTAATTTTCCCATATGattggacaataaaaacaaGTAAGGCACTAGAAGCAGCAGACACGGGCACATGTACCAGCTTGCTCTGAAAGTCCCCCAGAATGATCATGGAAACATACCAGTAGAGTATTTTCATTTACAATCTGCATAAATATTCAAGTCATTCACGTTGTTTTGATGACAGCAGCCAAGCTGCATAAGTAAATAGGCAGGAAAACCTAAAGCATTGGCACAATCTTTGGCTTGACGCACATATTCCATTTTGGGATGTCCCGCTCCCATCCATcctgggatcggctgccgagccGCTGTATTCTGAATATCGGACAATAACGAGATCGGGCTGATACGGTTGCTTATCACGttggtaactctgggccacactccaacacggtaggtgcggtaatgcgcctcaaagccggTCGCCAcagactcccgccacccgcaagaagaaaaaaagacgacaccaccatgcagacatgtccgccgtGTACCGTGGTTAAGTTACTTTCACGTTGGACTACAGCGCTAGTTCCCCCTCAacgtgcccggactgctgtgtcatggtgcggggagctcacacgggaagtgccgctctaaccgctggttatTTATACTAGGGAACATCAATACTGTAAATGACTTtggttgaagagagtttgtcatatattgtaaatatacacaaattgatctataaccatgtcaaatggttAGTCCTACCCtagaagtattttgcacacttattttttcccaatttgaccttttattggatggacgtttgttggatcttttattggattagggacctgactctgaggttttaatgctttgaagagctattttcataaccatattcaattacacaaattaatgttcgtAACAaaagctttattattatttttaaaaaatcacatctgatcggaagccaaaaaatgtggatggggTCATCCCTAATTTCATCGACATCCGATGTTTTTACACCGATGATTCATGCTCCACGTAAGTCGTGGCAGGAAGTAAACGCTCCTGTGTTGCTGTGTCGTCTGCAAGCGTTGTGCCGTTGGGGTCTTTGTCACCTGACACCTGAAACAAACTTGAATGAACATGTTCGCTTAGGTGACTTGACTGCAAATTCAAAGGTGGTTCAATAGGAGATATCTCTTAAGACAGGGcactccaaagtgcggcccggggccaACTATGCCCCGTGTTTTCTTATTGACCCatggtgcattctaaaaatacaatttaacacaaaaaaaaagcaagaaagggaaaaccagcagtaattttacaagaacaaagtcaaaatatttagagaaaaaagtcgtattggaatgacaaaaaagtatcaatttaacaagaataaactcatgagGGAAAAATGTCAGagtagcagagttgaaatatttttaaaaaatagtttttttgtggt
This window contains:
- the LOC129192569 gene encoding tudor domain-containing 6 is translated as MCSIPGLPTPGSEVTVDIKRVNTNPKCGLVELWVSMQLGRKHAYEQMKEQIQLPKRMFCGAEGKSGDLCLVCIGDKWHRARIMSIQDETCHVFLIDQGQPHVSNWDALAWGQSDSFFLPPEIESCILATVIALKENWPEEAAKFLMSLPGKTMSAVVQHVLMPDRTILLDIPFISKQMCASGATRKLPVDECRGLVLEYLHPSKEDAPVTCNEMQRSLNVGVLYKTEQYFYPELLCGILETVNVTEVIDPHNVFCRLQIFAKSFNRLSEEIQQYYEESSDPGEEQPKTTGEPCATRGDNGRWHRSLLQQNILNGDELVQVVRIDEGKMEFVPVGLIRPLQREFLRMPVVTYRFSLHGVEDGGSGWTDNQIEYLKSLLLNNTFAAWLERRPTREGAYNVTLYSPNATCMNTCFLEKVELFVATEGTERPLNIQIEPPSDLIAEEEQGVDFHNLVNLNVENVERQTLAITKNGPVNSREDAAPTSGPSDRDALEHPQPLLPTNRCLLTSKVQSFHHEDRFCVGSTFKVNVSCIEGPHKFWCQKTENEETLRLIMEGLQDQYASVHPLPLVESACVVRNPDDGMWYRARIVTSRHSPEVEVQFLDYGATQRVPLRDVHTIDPAFLQLDMLAFQCCLDSPKTATNTAWTDAASAEFQMFVESGKCEIKCIVKARTFDEEGQLVNVVDLETSSDSACKLLTQKCVQALPVVPVDTYLYSTYDMEVGRKEKVWITSSETVHHFFCQLNRNSHLFDKVMADVQQVIGKSQCRDGLIRLNTLCLARYTDNEWYRGQVVKMSPNPKILFVDYGNTLTVNESDILPLSASASITRSVPILAVPLGLFGVPGDGPEEVNQWFADHAVGTTLTISVMSTGDGGKLIVELFDGLLNVNVIVREKIANVKQQAMSHQVVQANQVSKEEAPGQDEDFLTEELVYISELREMLEQSSNGTQEQNTTLATILECGPQKTLEEELSNITLNDNKDMLQMNQQNTAMAQCCPPQCPKGLEKSFAYKTPNVSPYTSEEVYASCIVGPSYFWCQFANTEDLNAVSTLAQIVGESLRDITSPKTLNPGSPCLAPFSSDSQWHRAQVIRRTDNMVCVLFVDYGNESEIDIKDVRAIPQSLLEYAPQAFLCALDGFEESKGSWEDQVYDDIYSLLVDKPLRVTVFNAEENSEIAFPQHSVKLECGNMNVNEAMQKYWKAKISTECETGTIREATPPQPMESNVIVIKESAKAFSYRQPNIDKTEVVYASCIVQPHFFWCQFANPMDLRKVASLAQEVGQAELDPSSFETFRTGSPCLALFPTDNQWYRAQILSNEENKAHVVFIDYGNEADVDPQNVRPLPQSLQKYTPQAFLCTLDGFDDSKGSWEDEVYDYFYNLLVDKPLTVSVSHAKGHSEIALPHHVVKVECEGLSVNAAMQKYWKPTTEERESPLNNQTHSRMPIVNANIAKYKKPNISKNKSEMVYASCLVDPNFFWCQFTNTKDLKQLSSLAQEAGKAELDEKFLETLIPGSPCLVLYSVDHHWYRAQVISRVGDCVNVVFIDYGNNSDVDAQDVRPLPLDLLEVAPQAFLCSLSGFELSKCSWDKGACQEFSRLLTDKPLKVTAFDAEDTSEIALPRYAIEVECEGVSVNAVMEKYCSEKAISLVAQMDS
- the LOC129192571 gene encoding ankyrin repeat domain-containing protein 66 isoform X2 — encoded protein: MSELHQAAAAADLDQVEKLLRQKKCNPNQKDTDWGNKTPLHWAASKGDVETARLLLDHGARPCLRTELGWTPGHFAAEAGSLAVLRLLHSVHAPLDKDDASGEKPVRIAEIYGHKECVLFLRRAEVEGWAYRKCAADKGISVDDDDEEWEGQKKDEGKGHQ
- the LOC129192571 gene encoding ankyrin repeat domain-containing protein 66 isoform X1, with product MSELHQAAAAADLDQVEKLLRQKKCNPNQKDTDWGNKTPLHWAASKGDVETARLLLDHGARPCLRTELGWTPGHFAAEAGSLAVLRLLHSVHAPLDKDDASGEKPVRIAEIYGHKECVLFLRRYDVNLAEVEGWAYRKCAADKGISVDDDDEEWEGQKKDEGKGHQ
- the LOC129192571 gene encoding ankyrin repeat domain-containing protein 66 isoform X3 — encoded protein: MSELHQAAAAADLDQVEKLLRQKKCNPNQKDTDWGNKTPLHWAASKGDVETARLLLDHGARPCLRTELGWTPGHFAAEAGSLAVLRLLHSVHAPLDKDDASGEKPVRIAEIYGHKECVLFLRRGGGLGVPQMCS